In the Parasteatoda tepidariorum isolate YZ-2023 chromosome 3, CAS_Ptep_4.0, whole genome shotgun sequence genome, one interval contains:
- the LOC107453449 gene encoding uncharacterized protein yields MSPNAKQEEPQPAVVCSKLDELREGAEVKGDCGQANDQPPPWLDKERFSRAREIFKNHFFSIFFSHLAGLMLIVHMPSMTEPLMSTGNSSNIVCLFRRYLSTLVHIRRWYEGDIFDPKDPAHQSITMVRGMHKRVADKLNGPCRRRCMAVSQYDMALTQFAFIGLIALHPKHVGLHCSQYDLECLIHFWRGIGYMLGVEDRYNLCSGSVDDTVAICRKIMEAELKPSVRNSTKESTTMSQGIIKAMNSFIIFLSWEAMARFWFEQMGLACNFKMGIYESTGYWLMRFTFGGLLKFRLFHKFFNFLLRIAVKVALDNKEYYEAYLTRKHKLTDV; encoded by the exons ATGTCACCGAATGCCAAGCAAGAGGAGCCGCAACCAGCCGTTGTCTGCAGCAAACTGGACGAGCTTCGAGAAGGGGCCGAGGTCAAAGGTGACTGTGGTCAGGCCAACGACCAACCTCCTCCCTGGCTAGATAAAGAGAGATTCTCAAGAGCtagggaaatatttaaaaatcattttttcag cattttctttTCTCATCTGGCCGGTTTGATGCTGATAGTTCATATGCCAAGCATGACAGAGCCACTCATGTCAACGGGAAACTCATCGAACATTGTGTGTCTTTTTCGCCGCTACCTCAGTACATTGGTTCATATTCGAAGATGGTATGAAGGAGATATATTTGATCCTAAAGATCCTGCTCATCAAAGCATCACCATGGTGAGAGGCATGCACAAACGAGTGGCAGATAAACTTAATGGACCCTGCAGGCGACGTTGTATGGCAGTTTCCCAGTACGATATGGCTCTCACTCAATTTGCCTTCATCGGATTGATCGCACTCCATCCAAAACACGTCGGTTTACATTGTAGCCAGTACGATCTCGAATGCCTAATACATTTCTGGAGAGGAATCGGGTACATGCTAGGAGTTGAAGACCGTTATAATTTGTGCAGTGGCAGCGTCGACGACACCGTCGCCATCTGTCGGAAAATTATGGAAGCAGAACTAAAACCCTCGGTGAGGAACTCTACAAAGGAATCTACGACAATGAGTCAAGGAATTATAAAAGCAATGAATTCGTTTATCATTTTTCTGAGCTGGGAAGCCATGGCAAGATTTTGGTTCGAACAAATGGGTCTagcttgcaattttaaaatgggCATTTACGAAAGTACTGGATATTGGCTAATGCGGTTTACGTTTGGAGGATTATTGAAATTTAGACTTTTTCAcaagttctttaattttttacttaggATAGCAGTGAAAGTAGCTCTTGATAACAAAGAATACTACGAAGCGTATCTTACGCGGAAACACAAACTTACAGACGTTTGA